A window from Streptomyces sp. NBC_00299 encodes these proteins:
- a CDS encoding histidine phosphatase family protein, translating into MTATATRYLYLVRHGEASPDESGLTEAGRQQATLLGQRLRDVPFSGVHHGPLPRAAQTARLIGDQLRNVPLHVSDVAGDYVPYLPKKDELPAESADYYLGFLADATDEERENGPALARWALDAYTGPVQGDKDRHELVVTHNFLVAWLLRDAMHAPKWRWLGLNHCNAALTVIRYAPGRPASVLTLNDMRHLPAELRWTGFPPELHI; encoded by the coding sequence ATGACTGCCACGGCCACCCGGTACCTCTACCTCGTCCGGCACGGCGAGGCGTCGCCTGACGAGAGCGGGCTGACGGAGGCCGGTCGGCAGCAAGCCACACTGCTCGGTCAACGCCTCCGTGACGTCCCCTTCTCAGGTGTTCACCACGGCCCGCTGCCGAGAGCAGCGCAGACCGCACGCCTCATCGGCGACCAGCTGAGGAACGTCCCTCTGCATGTCTCGGACGTCGCCGGTGACTACGTGCCTTACCTGCCGAAGAAGGACGAGCTTCCGGCCGAATCAGCGGACTACTACCTCGGCTTCCTCGCCGATGCCACCGATGAGGAGCGGGAAAACGGACCTGCGCTGGCCCGCTGGGCGCTGGATGCGTACACCGGGCCGGTGCAGGGCGACAAGGACCGGCACGAGCTGGTCGTCACCCACAACTTCCTCGTCGCCTGGCTCCTCCGCGACGCCATGCACGCACCGAAGTGGCGTTGGCTCGGCCTCAACCACTGCAACGCGGCACTCACGGTCATCCGCTACGCACCGGGTCGCCCCGCCTCGGTCCTCACCCTCAACGACATGCGGCATCTACCTGCCGAGCTGCGCTGGACGGGCTTCCCTCCCGAGCTTCACATTTGA
- a CDS encoding GntR family transcriptional regulator gives MKQGTQGSAGTGIPSLSQGLEARAGAESAGTGSGATRVPSQGRAPGGTPGLAAGRGVSASASAPTARGEHTHSETPIPRPRAIVQRASVRGQILDALRTALVTGELTPGAVYSAPALGERFGVSATPVREAMQQLALEGAVEVVPNRGFRVVERGARELAELVEVRALIEVPVMLRLARTVAPERWAELRPLAEATVRAASTGCRATYAETDRTFHRAVLSLCGNEQLVQIADDLHRRAQWPLVSPARPSTRGHADLVADAAEHTALLDALIAGDVDVVRALVGEHFAGAR, from the coding sequence GTGAAGCAGGGCACGCAGGGCTCCGCGGGGACGGGGATTCCGTCGCTGTCGCAGGGCTTGGAGGCCCGGGCGGGTGCGGAGAGTGCGGGGACGGGTTCGGGTGCGACTCGGGTGCCGTCGCAGGGGCGAGCCCCGGGGGGTACCCCGGGTCTGGCTGCGGGTCGGGGTGTCTCGGCATCGGCCTCCGCGCCAACGGCTCGGGGCGAGCACACCCACAGCGAGACGCCGATTCCGCGGCCGCGGGCGATTGTCCAGCGGGCCTCGGTGCGGGGGCAGATCCTCGACGCCCTGCGCACCGCGCTCGTCACCGGTGAGCTGACGCCCGGGGCGGTCTATTCGGCCCCGGCGCTCGGCGAACGCTTCGGCGTCTCCGCGACGCCGGTGCGTGAGGCCATGCAGCAACTTGCGCTGGAGGGGGCCGTCGAGGTCGTCCCGAACCGGGGGTTCCGGGTGGTCGAGCGTGGAGCCCGGGAGCTGGCGGAGCTGGTCGAGGTGCGTGCGCTGATCGAGGTCCCGGTGATGCTCCGGCTCGCTCGGACCGTCGCCCCTGAACGCTGGGCGGAACTGCGGCCGTTGGCGGAGGCGACCGTTCGTGCGGCGTCGACCGGGTGCCGGGCGACCTACGCGGAGACGGACCGGACCTTCCATCGCGCTGTGCTGTCCCTCTGCGGCAACGAACAACTCGTCCAGATCGCCGACGACCTCCACCGCCGCGCCCAGTGGCCCCTGGTGAGCCCCGCTCGCCCGTCCACCCGCGGCCACGCCGACCTCGTCGCCGACGCGGCGGAACACACGGCTCTGCTGGATGCGTTGATCGCCGGGGATGTGGACGTGGTGCGGGCGTTGGTGGGGGAGCACTTCGCCGGGGCGCGCTGA
- a CDS encoding (2Fe-2S)-binding protein: MPVPPSALADAYTRLTEVFPGLAITQPAADAQLPRHGGWVTAAALADGGTDLDTFLAWDDAQVQRDYGQSARADVVASFGLHRYAWPVCLLITVPWFLLRRVPRFPVTHVSYDRTVPDLPIGTLAARPATFACLPGDPAATLPGARVVPDEEALRAEVRTAIAEHLEPVLTGFGPRMRRRGRALWGMATDEVVESLWYVAHLLGDGEQDRARHELELLLPGATKPYVGSAAFRELTGPNGESLPTRDRASCCMFYTLRPEDTCATCPRTCDADRVIKLLSAAS; this comes from the coding sequence ATGCCTGTGCCCCCTTCAGCCCTCGCGGACGCCTACACCCGTCTCACCGAGGTCTTCCCGGGGCTGGCCATCACCCAGCCGGCCGCCGACGCACAGCTCCCCCGGCACGGCGGCTGGGTCACCGCAGCCGCGCTCGCGGACGGCGGCACCGACCTCGACACCTTCCTGGCCTGGGACGACGCACAGGTACAGCGCGACTACGGACAGTCCGCACGCGCAGACGTCGTCGCCAGCTTCGGCCTGCACCGCTACGCCTGGCCCGTCTGCCTGCTGATCACCGTCCCCTGGTTCCTGCTCCGCCGCGTCCCCCGCTTCCCCGTGACGCATGTCTCGTACGACCGCACGGTCCCCGACCTCCCGATAGGCACCCTCGCCGCCCGCCCCGCCACCTTCGCCTGCCTCCCCGGCGACCCGGCCGCCACCCTGCCCGGCGCGAGGGTCGTGCCCGACGAGGAGGCACTGCGCGCCGAGGTGCGCACGGCGATAGCCGAGCACCTCGAACCCGTCCTCACCGGCTTCGGCCCCCGCATGCGGCGCCGCGGACGCGCACTGTGGGGCATGGCGACCGACGAGGTCGTCGAGAGCCTCTGGTACGTCGCCCATCTGCTCGGCGACGGCGAGCAGGACCGGGCGCGCCACGAGCTGGAGCTGCTGCTGCCGGGCGCGACGAAGCCGTACGTCGGCTCGGCGGCCTTCCGTGAACTGACCGGTCCGAACGGCGAGTCACTGCCCACGCGGGACCGGGCGAGCTGCTGCATGTTCTACACACTGCGCCCCGAGGACACGTGCGCAACCTGTCCCCGCACCTGCGACGCGGATCGGGTCATCAAACTTCTGTCCGCGGCCAGTTGA
- a CDS encoding DUF2637 domain-containing protein: MRLTDISLNWLLPGAVLLLGLLAAIAVLRRGKTTGKDTSADDSWERSEERRRRKEAIYGTASYVLLFCCAAVAAALSFHGLVGFGEQNLGLNNGWQYLVPFGLDGAAMFCSVLAVREASHGDAALGSRILVWTFAAAAAWFNWVHAPRGIGHDGAPHFFAGMSLSAAVLFDRALKQTRRAALREQGLVPRPLPQIRIVRWMRAPRETYKAWSLMLLEGVRSLDEAVDEVREDKRQKEAARLRRREQERMERAQLKAISRGHRGFVGRGGRQVETQALERASAQVSAEPAISAPEQLPVRSRPSLQPVRTGSDPVTVDLTTEDDTMALPRLDSLERKLKDLEQQFG, encoded by the coding sequence ATGAGATTGACCGACATATCGCTGAACTGGTTGCTTCCGGGCGCCGTCCTGCTCCTGGGCCTGCTGGCGGCGATAGCGGTGCTTCGGCGCGGGAAGACCACGGGGAAGGACACGAGCGCCGACGACTCGTGGGAGCGCAGCGAGGAGCGCCGCAGGCGCAAGGAAGCCATATACGGCACCGCCTCGTATGTGCTGCTGTTCTGCTGTGCGGCCGTGGCCGCCGCGCTCTCCTTCCACGGCCTGGTCGGCTTCGGTGAGCAGAACCTCGGCCTGAACAACGGCTGGCAGTACCTGGTGCCGTTCGGCCTGGACGGCGCCGCGATGTTCTGCTCCGTGCTCGCGGTGCGCGAGGCCAGCCACGGTGACGCGGCCCTCGGCTCCCGGATACTCGTGTGGACGTTCGCGGCTGCCGCGGCCTGGTTCAACTGGGTGCACGCCCCCAGGGGCATCGGCCACGACGGCGCCCCGCACTTCTTCGCCGGCATGTCCCTCTCCGCGGCGGTGCTGTTCGACCGGGCGCTCAAGCAGACCCGCCGGGCCGCCCTGCGCGAGCAGGGCCTGGTGCCCAGGCCGCTCCCGCAGATCCGGATCGTCCGCTGGATGCGGGCGCCCCGCGAGACCTACAAGGCCTGGTCGCTGATGCTCCTGGAGGGCGTGCGCAGCCTCGACGAGGCGGTCGACGAGGTCCGCGAGGACAAGCGGCAGAAGGAGGCGGCCCGGCTGCGCCGGCGCGAGCAGGAGCGCATGGAGCGGGCCCAGCTCAAGGCCATCAGCCGGGGCCACCGCGGCTTCGTCGGCCGCGGCGGCCGGCAGGTCGAGACGCAGGCTCTGGAGCGTGCCTCCGCCCAAGTCTCCGCGGAGCCTGCCATATCCGCGCCGGAGCAACTGCCCGTACGCTCACGTCCGTCCCTTCAGCCCGTACGCACCGGTTCTGACCCGGTGACCGTCGACCTCACCACGGAGGACGACACAATGGCTCTGCCGCGGCTCGACTCCCTGGAGCGCAAGCTCAAGGACCTCGAGCAGCAGTTCGGCTGA
- a CDS encoding ATP-binding protein, with translation MKRQARGGGPITIGASSARTVEDKAASAGEHAQSPQLRRRLGRADLRAVPEARRALRELLRHWGRPGRSDIAELLTSELVTNAIVHTDHDAVLTAIVGPHGLRVEVRDFVARRPRLRVPNADSCTNGRGLVLVQSLADDWGVRTHGVGKAVWFELDADAA, from the coding sequence ATGAAAAGGCAGGCACGAGGAGGCGGTCCCATCACCATCGGGGCCTCCTCGGCACGGACAGTGGAGGACAAGGCCGCGAGCGCCGGGGAACACGCGCAGTCGCCTCAGCTCAGGCGCAGACTCGGACGGGCGGACCTGCGGGCCGTACCGGAGGCACGCAGGGCTCTGCGCGAGCTGTTACGGCACTGGGGGAGGCCCGGACGATCGGACATAGCCGAACTGCTCACCAGCGAGCTCGTCACCAACGCAATCGTCCACACCGACCATGACGCCGTCCTGACGGCGATCGTCGGACCGCACGGACTCAGGGTGGAGGTGAGGGACTTCGTGGCCCGCCGGCCCAGACTGCGCGTACCGAACGCCGACAGCTGTACGAACGGCAGAGGCCTGGTGCTGGTCCAGTCCCTCGCGGACGACTGGGGCGTGCGGACGCACGGGGTGGGGAAGGCGGTGTGGTTCGAACTCGACGCGGATGCCGCGTGA
- a CDS encoding helix-turn-helix domain-containing protein, which yields MSAAQDDVQEFAALLSRLKDRTDRSYGQLARRLNMNTSTLHRYCAGDAVPLDFAPVERFAALCEATPQERLELHRLWILAVAARQRSRAAASAAAGSTPSTGDGSPADTAEETTGLRGGGPASTDAPPRHPWYRRRRLLVAAAVATALLATLGSLSALPDDGPRASDSVQGSDPSRTTPTGAPRPKSTASPNPSPTTPSPSAGASEKSSPKSAPSEDGPSKEAGRQQPPAGVPLTWSANSHVWQAGCGHDYVVDRPPSQVAPPPAPQDAEAWAGSQNAVHGEQTMIEISVQGKTSTAVVLKALRVRVVGRSAPAGGTVYTMDQGCGGALTPRYFDVDLDKDRPIARPADGNDTGVKIPAMRLPYRVSAEDPEVLLVDARTKTCDCSWYLELDWSSQGRTGTVRIDDHGRPFRTTGIKGLPMYVYDTSARSWVTYRP from the coding sequence GTGTCGGCAGCACAGGACGACGTCCAGGAGTTCGCGGCGTTGCTCAGCCGCCTGAAGGACCGCACCGACCGCAGCTACGGTCAGCTGGCCCGCCGCCTGAACATGAACACCTCCACGCTGCACCGCTACTGCGCCGGAGACGCGGTCCCGCTCGACTTCGCCCCCGTGGAGCGCTTCGCCGCGCTGTGCGAGGCGACGCCTCAGGAGCGGCTGGAGCTGCACCGGCTGTGGATCCTGGCGGTGGCGGCGCGGCAGCGGTCCCGTGCCGCGGCATCCGCCGCCGCCGGCAGCACCCCCTCCACGGGGGACGGCTCCCCCGCGGACACGGCCGAGGAGACGACGGGGCTTCGCGGCGGGGGCCCGGCATCGACCGACGCCCCTCCCCGCCACCCCTGGTACCGCCGCCGGCGCCTGCTGGTCGCGGCAGCCGTGGCGACGGCTCTGCTCGCCACGCTCGGCAGCCTCTCCGCCCTGCCCGACGACGGTCCCCGCGCGAGCGACTCCGTCCAGGGCTCCGATCCGAGCCGTACGACACCGACGGGCGCTCCCCGCCCGAAGTCGACAGCCTCGCCGAACCCCTCGCCGACCACACCGTCACCGTCGGCCGGCGCCTCGGAGAAGTCCTCGCCGAAGTCCGCTCCGTCCGAGGACGGCCCCTCGAAGGAAGCCGGCCGGCAGCAGCCCCCGGCCGGAGTGCCGCTCACCTGGAGCGCCAACTCCCATGTCTGGCAGGCCGGCTGCGGCCACGACTACGTCGTCGACAGGCCGCCCAGCCAGGTGGCGCCGCCTCCCGCGCCGCAGGACGCCGAGGCGTGGGCGGGCTCGCAGAACGCGGTGCACGGGGAGCAGACGATGATCGAGATCTCCGTGCAGGGCAAGACGTCCACGGCCGTCGTCCTGAAGGCCCTGAGAGTGCGCGTCGTCGGCCGCTCGGCGCCTGCCGGGGGGACCGTCTACACCATGGACCAGGGCTGCGGCGGAGCGCTGACGCCTCGATACTTCGACGTCGACCTGGACAAGGACCGCCCCATCGCCCGCCCGGCCGACGGCAACGACACGGGTGTCAAGATCCCGGCGATGCGCCTGCCGTACCGCGTGTCCGCCGAGGACCCGGAGGTTCTGCTGGTCGACGCGCGGACGAAGACCTGCGACTGCAGCTGGTACCTGGAGCTGGACTGGTCGTCCCAGGGCCGCACCGGCACGGTCCGCATCGACGACCACGGCCGCCCCTTCCGCACGACGGGCATCAAGGGGCTGCCCATGTACGTGTACGACACCTCGGCCCGCTCGTGGGTGACGTACCGGCCGTAG
- a CDS encoding protein phosphatase 2C domain-containing protein — protein MSQQGGKATGHEDDWWGQLYGDFTDDTGPTKAPDTLDDRFASAAGVSGTGAPVPAPRAGTDAVAGPAPGPSSFPAGLPKPPGFTVEEPRGRAAPPTDDEPRTATQVDIPTHPPTTLDYVGDGPPTYAPEPTALPPADPDDLDDLVADTVLDGARYGASTLRAVSLRGDSARYRGEPRRDSLLTARFGTGEHALILVAMATGARATPGAHRAAAEACHWIGRAVGRSHGRLADDIRAARRGDLKSGLHRLTDRSLGKLRASAAEQGIEPEEYAATLRCLLLPADPECRTRVFFGVGAGGLFRLRGGEWQDIEPRVTDLTGDPVVGFGSLPAETPDGDRLTMDLGIPTPPSPYDPAPEPPREPFRFRASVARPGDTLLMCTGGLADPLRGEPELAAHLTGRWSAPEPPGLAEFLADTQVRVKGYADDRTAAAVWEA, from the coding sequence ATGAGCCAGCAGGGGGGAAAGGCCACCGGTCACGAGGACGACTGGTGGGGGCAGCTGTACGGTGACTTCACCGACGACACGGGCCCGACCAAGGCGCCCGACACACTGGACGACCGCTTCGCCTCGGCGGCGGGAGTGTCAGGAACCGGCGCCCCGGTTCCGGCTCCGCGGGCCGGGACGGATGCCGTGGCGGGTCCGGCTCCGGGTCCGTCGAGCTTCCCCGCGGGCCTGCCGAAACCGCCGGGATTCACCGTGGAGGAACCCCGGGGACGGGCGGCGCCTCCGACCGACGACGAGCCCCGCACCGCGACCCAGGTGGACATCCCCACCCACCCCCCGACCACCCTCGACTACGTGGGTGACGGCCCTCCCACCTACGCCCCCGAACCCACCGCCCTGCCACCGGCCGACCCTGACGACCTCGACGACCTGGTCGCCGACACCGTCCTCGACGGCGCCCGCTACGGCGCCTCCACCCTGCGGGCCGTGTCCCTGCGCGGCGACTCCGCCCGCTACCGGGGCGAACCCCGCCGCGACTCCCTCCTCACCGCCCGCTTCGGCACCGGCGAACACGCCCTGATCCTGGTGGCGATGGCCACCGGCGCCCGAGCCACCCCGGGCGCGCACCGCGCCGCCGCCGAGGCCTGCCACTGGATCGGCCGGGCCGTCGGCCGCAGTCACGGGCGGCTGGCGGACGACATAAGGGCCGCGAGGCGCGGCGACCTGAAGTCGGGCCTGCACCGCCTCACCGACCGCAGCCTCGGCAAACTCCGCGCCAGCGCCGCCGAACAGGGCATCGAACCCGAGGAGTACGCGGCGACCCTGCGCTGCCTCCTCCTCCCCGCCGACCCCGAGTGCCGGACCCGGGTCTTCTTCGGAGTCGGCGCGGGCGGACTCTTCCGCCTGCGGGGCGGCGAATGGCAGGACATCGAGCCCCGCGTCACGGACCTCACCGGCGACCCCGTCGTCGGCTTCGGCTCGCTCCCCGCCGAGACCCCCGATGGCGACCGCCTCACCATGGACCTCGGCATCCCCACACCGCCCAGCCCCTACGACCCCGCCCCCGAACCGCCCCGCGAACCCTTCCGCTTCCGGGCCTCGGTGGCCCGCCCCGGCGACACCCTCCTCATGTGCACCGGCGGCCTCGCCGACCCCCTGCGCGGCGAACCCGAACTCGCCGCCCACCTCACCGGACGGTGGTCCGCTCCCGAACCGCCCGGCCTCGCAGAGTTCCTCGCCGACACGCAGGTCCGGGTCAAGGGGTATGCCGACGACCGTACGGCGGCCGCCGTCTGGGAGGCCTGA
- a CDS encoding S8 family peptidase: MGAATAAILAVTTAVPTHAATAVPAHPATDGPSPLTGDRATPGAGSGSVVTLVTGDRVLVTRDGAVALPGEDGTTPFTQTRRSGDDLYVYPAGAVEAIAAGRVDEELFNVTGLIRQGYDDAHRKTLPLIATYDRSVARAVPPAPRGAERGLVLDPIDGVALEADKKKAADFWADVTGPRSRAAGDLKKLWLDAKVRATLDRSTRQVHAPEAWAAGYDGEGTKVAVLDTGADAEHPDLKGRITASKNFTDSPDADDNDGHGTHTTSTVGGTGAASDGRKKGVAPGADLLHGKVLNDYGQGETSWIIAGMQWAVDQGADVVSMSLGNPARTDCTDPMAQATEELARSSEDTLFVIAAGNTGPANNTVSSPGCAPSVLTVGAVDRDDSTASFSSRGPVYGSHTLKPEIAAPGVGISAAQAGGRGVYAYQSMSGTSMATPHVAGAAAIVRQRHPDWSARQIKATLVSSADTDIPGDARATGGGRLDVRAAIGQQVLGAPALQAGTFNWPQDASDRTTVAVPYTNTTDRAVELKLSVPAVSGNDGSTVRSSIARLGARSVTVPAGRTVEVPVRIDPTATIERAQYGDITGRVLAAAKDGSTVSTPFALYVQPETVTLRVKLIDRLGKPADGASSVDLIGTDDAAGERRFNEGATDQTYRIRPGAYFLSSFITTPATEGTLLDSLAYLGRPQLEIRDDTTVVLDARKAHRLNTRTDEPTELRSATLGFARSWDDTWLHAGTAAGGRELRGYYASVTGRAADGDFEFDSFWRAAAPQITELAVVGGRSLHPTTASFNSANLDGTGRAPLFDAKTGTEEELSGAAGKIALVGIPDGGSAHEVARRAKEAGAVAVLVHRDAPGRWYPSAGFTGGALPILAVPADEAKALLAAGDVTLRWKATAKSPYVYNLAFPEKGPIGGDRTYRVRDRDLAATTATYNSMASAATDHIDLTAMTRPNGLSGYFGGLETVPAPFTRTEYHSPGTTGWEHEVSSSFPWGEFMIDPVRTYGKGERRTEEWYGGVLAPATPLDADGRPALAAERQGNLIGVAPAFWGDGQHQGIQGSFGDIGSMTLKRGGETVGESPYPFGVFTVPADESSYELTLNATKIGPPAGAWKRSTNTTSTWTFRSALDEDAYSQGIPMLFPRYALPEDGLKTLPAEDGQEITLTATGHAGYRPGELTQAQLAYSYDEGGTWTEARTAQQDDGSWTAKVNHSGATGKQVTLKTVLTDTNGTSVTQIVTRAYDVR, encoded by the coding sequence ATGGGTGCGGCGACCGCCGCGATCCTGGCCGTGACGACAGCCGTACCCACGCATGCGGCCACCGCCGTACCCGCGCACCCGGCGACCGACGGCCCGAGCCCGCTGACCGGCGACCGGGCCACCCCCGGCGCCGGCTCAGGCTCCGTCGTCACCCTCGTCACCGGCGACCGCGTCCTGGTCACCCGCGACGGGGCCGTCGCCCTGCCTGGTGAGGACGGCACGACGCCCTTCACGCAGACCCGCCGGTCCGGCGACGACCTGTACGTCTACCCCGCGGGCGCTGTCGAGGCGATCGCCGCCGGCCGCGTCGACGAGGAGCTCTTCAATGTCACCGGCCTGATCCGCCAGGGCTACGACGACGCCCACCGCAAGACGCTCCCGCTGATCGCCACGTACGACCGCTCCGTCGCCCGAGCGGTCCCGCCCGCCCCGCGCGGTGCCGAACGCGGTCTCGTCCTCGACCCGATCGACGGCGTGGCCCTGGAGGCCGACAAGAAGAAGGCCGCCGACTTCTGGGCGGACGTCACCGGTCCCCGCTCCCGCGCGGCCGGCGATCTGAAGAAGCTGTGGCTCGACGCCAAGGTCCGGGCCACCCTCGACCGTTCGACCCGTCAGGTGCACGCCCCCGAGGCCTGGGCCGCCGGCTACGACGGCGAGGGCACCAAGGTCGCCGTCCTGGACACCGGTGCCGATGCGGAACACCCCGACCTCAAGGGCCGTATCACCGCCTCGAAGAACTTCACCGACTCGCCGGACGCCGATGACAACGACGGCCACGGCACCCACACCACCTCCACCGTCGGCGGCACGGGCGCCGCGAGCGACGGCAGGAAGAAGGGCGTAGCGCCCGGTGCCGACCTCCTCCACGGCAAGGTCCTCAACGACTACGGCCAGGGCGAGACCTCGTGGATCATCGCCGGCATGCAGTGGGCCGTCGACCAGGGCGCCGACGTCGTCTCGATGAGCCTCGGCAACCCGGCCCGCACCGACTGCACCGACCCGATGGCCCAGGCGACGGAGGAGCTCGCCCGGTCGAGCGAAGACACCCTGTTCGTCATCGCGGCGGGCAACACCGGCCCCGCCAACAACACGGTCTCGTCCCCGGGTTGCGCCCCGAGCGTCCTCACCGTCGGCGCCGTCGACCGCGACGACTCCACGGCCTCCTTCTCCAGCCGCGGCCCGGTGTACGGCTCGCACACCCTCAAGCCGGAGATCGCCGCACCGGGCGTCGGCATCTCCGCCGCGCAGGCGGGCGGGCGTGGCGTGTACGCCTACCAGTCCATGAGCGGTACGTCGATGGCGACCCCGCATGTCGCGGGCGCGGCGGCCATCGTCAGGCAACGCCATCCCGACTGGAGCGCGCGGCAGATCAAGGCGACGCTCGTCTCCTCCGCGGACACGGACATCCCCGGCGACGCCCGCGCCACAGGTGGCGGACGCCTCGACGTCCGCGCCGCGATCGGGCAGCAAGTCCTGGGCGCACCCGCGCTCCAGGCCGGCACCTTCAACTGGCCCCAGGACGCGAGCGACCGGACGACGGTCGCCGTTCCCTACACCAACACCACGGACAGGGCGGTGGAGTTGAAGTTGTCGGTGCCCGCCGTATCCGGCAACGACGGCTCCACCGTCCGCTCGTCGATCGCCCGGCTCGGTGCCCGCTCGGTCACCGTTCCGGCGGGCAGGACGGTCGAGGTCCCGGTGCGGATCGACCCGACGGCGACGATCGAGCGGGCCCAGTACGGCGACATCACGGGCCGCGTCCTCGCCGCGGCCAAGGACGGCAGCACGGTCTCGACCCCCTTCGCGCTCTACGTCCAGCCGGAGACCGTCACCCTGCGCGTGAAATTGATCGACCGCCTCGGCAAGCCCGCCGACGGCGCCTCCTCCGTCGACCTGATCGGCACCGACGACGCGGCTGGCGAGCGCCGCTTCAACGAGGGCGCGACCGACCAGACGTACCGGATCCGCCCCGGCGCCTACTTCCTCTCCAGCTTCATCACGACCCCCGCGACCGAGGGCACGCTCCTCGACTCCCTCGCCTACCTCGGCCGTCCGCAGCTGGAGATCCGCGACGACACGACCGTCGTCCTCGACGCCCGCAAGGCCCACCGACTGAACACCAGAACGGACGAACCGACCGAACTCCGTAGCGCCACACTCGGGTTCGCGCGCAGCTGGGACGACACCTGGCTGCACGCGGGCACGGCGGCCGGTGGGCGCGAACTGCGCGGCTACTACGCCTCCGTCACGGGCAGGGCGGCCGACGGGGACTTCGAGTTCGACAGCTTCTGGCGCGCGGCGGCTCCGCAGATCACCGAACTCGCCGTGGTGGGCGGCCGGTCGCTGCATCCGACGACCGCGTCCTTCAACTCGGCCAACCTCGACGGCACGGGCCGGGCGCCGCTGTTCGACGCCAAGACCGGTACGGAGGAGGAGCTTTCGGGGGCGGCAGGAAAGATCGCGCTCGTCGGGATCCCGGACGGCGGGAGCGCCCACGAGGTCGCGCGGCGCGCGAAGGAGGCCGGTGCGGTGGCGGTCCTCGTCCACCGTGACGCCCCCGGCCGCTGGTATCCGTCGGCCGGCTTCACCGGCGGCGCGCTGCCGATCCTCGCCGTCCCCGCCGACGAGGCGAAGGCGTTGCTCGCCGCCGGGGACGTGACCCTGCGCTGGAAGGCCACCGCCAAGAGTCCGTACGTCTACAACCTCGCGTTCCCGGAGAAGGGCCCGATCGGCGGCGACCGCACCTACCGCGTCCGGGACCGGGACCTGGCGGCGACGACGGCGACGTACAACTCGATGGCGTCCGCCGCCACCGACCACATCGACCTGACGGCCATGACCCGCCCGAACGGACTGAGTGGCTACTTCGGCGGGTTGGAGACGGTCCCCGCGCCCTTCACCCGCACCGAGTACCACTCGCCGGGCACGACCGGCTGGGAGCACGAGGTGTCCAGCAGCTTCCCGTGGGGCGAGTTCATGATCGACCCCGTGCGGACGTACGGGAAGGGGGAGCGGCGGACCGAGGAGTGGTACGGCGGTGTTCTCGCCCCCGCCACCCCGCTCGACGCCGACGGCCGGCCCGCCCTCGCCGCCGAACGGCAGGGCAACCTGATCGGCGTGGCCCCCGCCTTCTGGGGCGACGGCCAACACCAGGGCATACAGGGGAGCTTCGGCGACATCGGCAGCATGACGCTCAAGCGGGGCGGCGAGACGGTCGGCGAAAGTCCCTACCCGTTCGGGGTGTTCACCGTCCCGGCCGACGAGTCGAGTTACGAACTCACCCTGAACGCGACGAAGATCGGTCCTCCGGCCGGGGCGTGGAAGCGCTCCACGAACACGACGTCGACCTGGACCTTCCGCTCGGCACTGGACGAGGACGCCTACTCGCAAGGCATACCGATGCTCTTTCCGAGGTACGCGCTGCCGGAGGACGGCCTGAAGACGCTCCCCGCCGAGGACGGACAGGAGATCACACTCACGGCGACCGGCCACGCGGGCTACCGGCCGGGGGAGCTGACACAGGCCCAACTCGCCTACTCCTACGACGAAGGCGGTACCTGGACCGAGGCACGGACGGCGCAGCAGGACGACGGGAGCTGGACCGCGAAGGTGAACCACAGCGGAGCGACAGGCAAGCAGGTCACACTCAAAACCGTCCTGACCGACACGAACGGCACCTCGGTCACCCAGATCGTGACCCGGGCCTACGACGTGCGCTGA